The genomic DNA AATCAGTGAAACTTATCCAAACTGTATCCGAGGCGTGGGATCGACACAATTCTGATGATATAAAGTTCTGTTTATTGGTTATAATCAACGCTTATATAAAGCCAGTGCCAACACTTCGGAACTTGAGATCAAAGGGTTTTTCGACTCTTAACTGCATGGTAAAGAATTGTGGACCTCAGATACTAAACTGTCTTTTGGATCCTAATTGTAGGAAGGCTCTTCAGTGTTTGAATCAGTGCAGTCCAGTGGATCAGGTGTGTAATTATAGGTGTATTGCTTCATATGAAAGTCCAAACCTGGAAGCATTCTCTCTTTGTGTATTACAGAAGAACAATTGCCTGGAATTGGATGCAATGATCCCTGAAAAACCTTATGTGCCTCCAATGGCCAAGTTTCGAGGAAAAGACTTGTCCCATGAAACTGCTGAAGATCTTTTTGTTGGCTGGTTGGGGAGTTTGGATTGGAGTTGGCGTGTCGTGGCTGGGCAAAACCCGGCCTATGACCAATTCCCTTGCCAGTACCAGCTATTTTATAGGGGAAAGGCTAAAGGGTCATTCTGGTATGAGCCTGTTTTTCAGGTAAGAACTCTAGAGGGGCAAATGGTTTGGAGGAGACGGAAGTATCGGGTTAAGAGAGACAAGATTCCAGGGACATTTTACTTCACTGTCTTGGACAATGGGGTTGTTTCCAAAGAGTTTTGGACAATTGTTGATGTATCTGATGATTTCAGTTGGGGATTGTTTCATTATCATGGTGCTGCGAGAGTTGCTGGGCAGTCTTATACTGGAGCGGTGCTTGTTGGTCCGAATGGGGCTTACCCAGGTGAGACACAGAGAAGTAGATTGGTTACTGCTTTGGACAGGTGTGGAATTAAAGAATGGGAACTATTTACAGTTGACA from Mangifera indica cultivar Alphonso chromosome 16, CATAS_Mindica_2.1, whole genome shotgun sequence includes the following:
- the LOC123198609 gene encoding uncharacterized protein LOC123198609; amino-acid sequence: MFTSDMSVEAPALAKVKPGFLPSNSPFNISAAVSPPVIHFHRTASFPLPFFSHRNTILRSGGEIPAVLDKNECAVTEQTDTPVRIVAVVGEGSVSPLKYATWQEVMLHTARRLKWVDEGYEMAVFIDNLRHSSDQTVVNLQEELKHADILLIVAVTDQESVKWIRRNSQNVPNIISFDSSLDLTNKLGGTYVHAETKGTIFDKIVGVAQPKRVNESVKLIQTVSEAWDRHNSDDIKFCLLVIINAYIKPVPTLRNLRSKGFSTLNCMVKNCGPQILNCLLDPNCRKALQCLNQCSPVDQVCNYRCIASYESPNLEAFSLCVLQKNNCLELDAMIPEKPYVPPMAKFRGKDLSHETAEDLFVGWLGSLDWSWRVVAGQNPAYDQFPCQYQLFYRGKAKGSFWYEPVFQVRTLEGQMVWRRRKYRVKRDKIPGTFYFTVLDNGVVSKEFWTIVDVSDDFSWGLFHYHGAARVAGQSYTGAVLVGPNGAYPGETQRSRLVTALDRCGIKEWELFTVDNSSCRDPPLGVPEGSSLHSTIDVKDQNWSCV